The Rhizobium rosettiformans genomic sequence GCAGCGGCTTGGTGTCGTCGTATTCGGGCTCGAACTCTTCGTCTTCGTCGCCCTCGCCCGCGGTCAGGACAACATCGGTTTCCGCCTCGTCGTCGGGCTCTGGGAAGGCGCGATCCTCGCCGATCGCTTCGACGATGGCGTCGCGCAGATCGATCATGCCTTGTCCATGTTCGGCCGAGATCGGTACGGGTTCGCCGAGACCGAGCGTATAAGCGTCGTAGAAGCCGCCGTCAGAGCCCTTGGCTTCCGACTTGTTGGCGACCAGCACGACCGGCTTGCCGCGACGGCGCAGCATTTCGGCGAGCGTCTGGTCTACGGGCGTGAGGCCATACTTGGCATCGACGACGAAGAGCGACAGATCCGCCTCGTCGATTGCCATCTCCGTCTGCGCCCGCATGCGGCCTTCGAGCGTGTCGGCGCCAGCCTCTTCGAGACCAGCCGTATCGATGATGGTGAAACGCAGGTCCACGAGCTTGGCCTCGCCCGGACGGCGGTCGCGGGTCACACCCGGGGTGTCGTCGACCAGCGCCAGCTTCTTACCGACGAGGCGGTTGAAGAGCGTGGACTTACCGACATTCGGGCGCCCGACGATGGCGACTGTGAAACTCATGGGAACGCTAGCTTTCCGGCCTTAACAGGCCTTGTCGTTGTTACGGCGCCTTGCCCGACGCCTTGATGTTGTCGAGCAGCATCTGGGCGCGGTTGGCGACATTGCGCGGGGTTTCCGCATCTTCACTGATCTGTTCGAACCATTCGCGGGCGCGGACCATGTCGCCGGCCTTGTAGGCGGCGAGACCCAGCGCTTCGCGGGCGGCGTGGCGCATGGCATTGGTCGGCGTTGCCATCGACTCGACGAGCGCCGAGACATCCTGGTAGGTGCCGGTATCGACGAGCAGCCAGGCAGCGCGGATCTTCGCCGTATTGCGCACGGCATCCGGGATCGAGGCATCGTCGCCGATCGTCTTGAAAGAGGCAATGGCGCCGGCCGGATCGCCCTTTTCGGCCAAAACCGAGGCGCCACGGAAACGGGCGAGCACGCCATAGGCGCCGTAGCCCTCCTGCTCCAGCGCCTGAAGTGCGGCTTCCGCCTCGTCGCGCTTGCCCTGGTCGGCCAGAGTAAGCGCCGCCAGGAACTTGTCGCCGGCATCCGACGCCTGGGTCGAATCCCAATGGGTCCAGAGACGATGGCCGGCCGTGCCGAGCACGATGACGACGGCGACACCGATGATCCAGCGGCTGTAGCGCTTCCAGGCATTGCGTACCTGGTCGGAGCGAAGCTCCTCGTTCACTTCGCGGATAAAGCTGTCGTTCTGGTCAACCATTCATACTCCCGGACGTCGCCGGCCTTTCCATGCAGTCTCTCATGCGTGAGCGGCCTTCTAGCCGATTTTTGCCCGCTTGTAAGGGGAAAACCGCCAAGAGCCTTAAGCCGTCACATGGCAAGCGGTGCCACACCGATCAACAGTTTGTGCAGCCACATGGTGATGACGGCCCAAGCGACGATACCACCGACCACGGCAATCGCATCGAAGCGGGCCGAAACGAAGGGCTTGAGCACGAGATCGCCGGCCCGTACACGCCGCTTGTAGTTGATCCTGAGGACCACGCCCCAGGCGAGAAGCGCGACGAACAGGAGAACCGACGCCAGGTCCCCATTGGCGAGCAGATGGGCAGCCGCCCAGATCTTGATGGACAGCACGATCGGGTGCTTGGTCTTGGTGGCGATATGGCCCGCCGGCAGGAAGCCGGCCACCAGACAGATCATCGCAAACAGCATCAGCGTTGTCGTCAGGTGGTTCATGCCGACAGGCGGGAACCAGAGATTGATGACGGGCGCGGTCGCATAGCCCCAGATCAGGACGACGAGTGACACGAGGCTCATCACCGAATTGATCACCCGCCAGCCCGTCTCGCCAAAGCGGTCGATCATCGACAGCCGGAAACCGGGCGCGACGACGCGGATCAGATGGGTAGCGAGAAACAGGATGATGCCAAGGATGAGAAGCGTCATGGGTCAGAACCTTTCAGGTCGAGTTGCCCAAAGCCTTACTGGTCCGGCGATCGAATTTCCAGAGCGTTCAAAGCTTCGCCGCATTTGGATGGGAGGCAACGCACCCTTTTGATTGCCGGGTAAATGTTGATGTTTCGTAGCCTGATTGCCTTTTCCCTCGCCGCAATGGCGACCACCGCGCTCGCCGGGGAGCCTGCCCCTGCGGCAAAAGGCGCAGATGAACAGAGGCCGAAACAACTGCTGCTCGTCTCCTTCGATGGCGCCCATGACAACAGGCTCTGGGCGCGCAGCCGCGAGATCGGCCAGAAAGCCAATGCCCGTTTCACCTATTTCCTCTCCTGCACCACGCTGATCCCGCGTGCCCGTGCTGGCGACTACAAGGCCCCGGGCATCAAGGCGGGCCGCTCGAATATCGGCTTTGCCATAAGCACGGAGGAAGTCGGCAACCGGCTGGACCACATCTGGAAGGCCCGCAGCGAAGGCCATGAGATTGCCAGCCATACCTGCGGCCATTTCGACGGCAAGGACTGGACGAAGGCGGACTGGCTGAAGGAATTCGAGGCCTTCGACCGGGTTCTGACGAATGCGTGGAAGGACAACGGCCTTGCCGATCGCGAACCGGAAGGCTGGGCGGACTTCGTCACGCAGGACATCACCGGTTTCCGCGCCCCTTATCTCTCGGCACCCGAAAGCCTGTTTCTAGCCGAGCGCGAACACGGCTTCCGGTATGACGCAAGCATCGTCACCCACGATCCGACGCTACCCGTCGAAAAAGCAGGCGTCGCCCGCTTTGGCCTGCCGCTGATCCCGGAAGGTCCCAGAGAGCGACGCATTATCGCCATGGACTACAATCTCTTCATCCGCCATTCCGCCGGCATCGACCATCCCTCGAAGGCCGACGAATTCGCCGAGCGCAGCTATCAGGCCTTCCGGTCGGCCTTCGATCGCCAATATGACGGCGAACGCATCCCCCTTCAGATCGGCCTGCATTTCGTCGAGATGAACGGCGGCGCCTACTGGACCGCGATGGAGCGGCTGGTAACGGAGGTCTGCCCTCTGCCCGATGTCGCCTGCGTGACCTATGCCGAAGCGCTCGACATGCTGGAGGGCCGGACCAACCCGGCGGCAGCCCCCGGCGCCATGTGATCGCATGACGCATTTACTTCCCGGCCGGCAAACCCGATATGCCGGTCAAACATCTCGGGGAAATCCATGAAGATCCTGTTCTTGCTTGCCTGCGCCTGCGTGATCGCCGCCACCATCGGCGCTGTCGCCATTGGGCTTTCGCTGTTCACCCAGCCGGAAGCCTATGCCGCCCTGCCCGCGGGCTTCACCACGGCAGCCTTGGTGTCGCCAAGCTTCGGCTGACAACCTCCTTCATCGCAAACGCAAAGGCCGCACCGGTTTCCCGGCGCGGCCTTTGCCATTTGGTCGCGTTGTGTCGGTCTCAGTAAGGCCGATCTGCGGCAATCTCGCCCTCTGCCGCCTCACGCTCGAGGTAGCGCTGGTCGATTGCCGGCAGCGGATCGCCTTCGATCGCTGCCTCGAACGCCTTCAGACGCTTGTGGATCGAGAGCAGTTCAATGATCGTTGACCAGTAGCTCACAAGATACTGGAAGCTGTCCGTCACCTGGCCGAAGGCGGTGGCGATCTGCTGCCACAGGCCCATGGTGATCTTTCCGGCAACGATCGTCGGGATCAGGATGAAGGTCAGGAAGATCGCGTCGAGCTGGCCATAGGTGTAACGCGCGACATTGAAATAGGTGTAGTGCCAGTACATCCGGAAATAGTTGCGGCGGACATTGCTGAAAAGCTCGCGCATCGTGATGGGCTCGGCCCGCTCGGCATTATCCTCGCCATAGACGAGTTCCTTACGGAAAGCAGCCTCGACGCGCTGATTTCGGAACTGCAGGCCCGGCAGCTTGATGCCGGCAACCATCAGCAGGATCGTGCCGAAGGCAGACCAGAAGATCGCCAGCCAGAACAGCGCATGCGGCACCGCGCCAATGATCGGCAACTCGCTGACATTCTCCGACATGCGGAAGAGGATCGGCAGGAAGACGACCAGCGTCATGACCGAATTGATCAAGGCAACGCCCAGTCCTTCCAGGATGTTGGCAAAACGCATCGTGTCTTCCTGGACACGCTGCGAGGCACCCTCGATGTGACGCAGCTTGTCCCACTTCGACAGGTAGAAGTCATTCATCGCATTGCGCCAGCGGAAGACATAGTGGTTGGTGAAGAAGGCGGTGAAGACCGAAAGCGTCACGCCGACCATACCGATTTCCAGGAACCGCAGTTGCAACTCATAGAGCTGGCCGGCCGTCACCGTGCCGTCGCCGTTCAGCGCCTGCTGGAAGAGGTCGAAAAAGGGACCGCGCCAGTTGTTGACCGCGACCGAGATCTGCACGCTGAAATAAGCGATGAAGATGATGAAGGCCGAGCCCCAGATCGACCAGTTGGTCCAGGGATGATCTTTTGCAATCAACTGCCAGGCGACCCCGAAAATCAGCACGAATATGGTGAAATACAGATAGAACCAGAGATTGTCTGGCGTGAAGAAGAAGGCGAGACCGACCGGCGGCTGCTGCCCCTCTGCAAGCGGCGGAAGACCGATCGCGGCACCGATCTGCGGTCCGACCGTATACCAAACGATGATGCAGACGAGGGTCCAGAGCGCAGCCGACGTGAAGAACAGTTTGGGCTGAGGAAAGAAGGAGTGAAACACGCGGAAAACCTTCGTGTGGGAGAAGTCCTGTAGAGCCAGCCGGAACCTAGGGCAGATGGTTCCGTGCAGCAATGGCATCGCCAAATTGTGGCAGAATTACCCCCGCGAAAATTAAGGGTCTGTAAGGTTGGATGGAAGGCGTGTGTCTCAAGCTTGTCTTGCCTCCAGCCCAAAAACCGCTAGGGAAGTGCCAAAGCTTTTTCAGGAGTGCCCCATGAGCGATCTCAGCCTGCAGCAGGCCATCGACAACATCTACACCTCGATCAACAACGACAACGAAGACATCGATCTTCACATTGCAGCCCTGAAGGCCGCGATGGCGAAGGAAGGCGTCAAGGAAGCCGTGTTCGAGCCGTCCAAGCTCGCCCAGTCGAACCGTCAGGGCCGCAAGATCATGCAGTCTTACTTCAAGAAAAAGGGCGTCGCCGTCGCTTTCTCGAAGGCCGACTGAGACACACCAGAAGCCACGGCGCTCGCCCTAGTCGGCGAGCGTCATCACCAGCGGTCCGTTCTTGGTCACCACGATCGTGTGTTCGAACTGCACGGTCGGCGCGCGCGGCTCACTGTAGAGCGTCCAGTTGTCCTTGTCGCCGTCCTCGGCCCATTGGCCGCCGAGCGAGAGAAACGGCTCGACGGTAAAGACAAGCCCCTCCTCCATGATCCGCGTTTCATCCGGATCTGGCCAGGTCGAAAGCTCCGTCGGTTCCTCGTGCAACGAGCGGCCGACGCCGTGGCTGGCGAGATTGGTGATCAGCGTATAGCGGTTCTTCTTGGCAAAGGCGCCGATCGAATTGCCGATATCGGCCAGCGGCCGTCCGGTCTTCACCTGGTTCAAGCCCACCCAAAGCGCCCGCTTGCCGTCGCGCAGCAAGCGTTCCTGCTTGGCCGTGCCCGGCGGCACGATGAAGGACGAGCCGGTATCGCCGAAGTAACCGAGCTTTTCCGCCGAGACGTCGATGTTGACGAGGTCGCCCGCCTTGATGACCCGGTCGCCCGGAATGCCATGGGCGATCTCTTCATTGACCGAGATGCAGGTCGCACCGGGAAACTGGTAGCAAAGCTCCGGCGCAGACTGAGCGCCATTGTCTTCCAGTAGCTTTCGGCCGATCAGATCCAGTTCGCGCGTCGTGATCCCCGGCTCTAGCGCCGCCGCCATCACCTTGACGGCGGTCGCACAGATACGGCCGATATCCTTGAGACGGACGAGGTCCTCTTCGGTTTCAACAATCATCAGGGGTCCTCGCAGTCTTCGGGGCGCAGGCCCTCAGGGCAGCAGCCCACGGGGGCAAGGCCGCTGCTTACGCAGCCGACGCCTTCTCCGTCAATGCCTGGCGCACCAGGGGAGCTACTTTCGTGCCGTAGAGCTCGATCCCGCGCATGATCTCGACATGCGGCATCGGGCCGATCGCCATCTGCATCAGGAAGCGATCGTTCTTGAAGATGCCGTGCATGGCGACGATCTTTTCGGCCACGGCTTCCGGATCTCCGACGAAGAGCGCACCGCGCGGACCGCGCGAGGCATCGAACTGCGCCCGGTTGGTCGGGCCCCATCCACGCTCACGGCCTATCCGGTCCATCACCACCGCCTGCGGCGCGTAGAAGATGTCGGCCGCCGACTGCGTCGTGTCATGGATGAAGCCATGCACGTTGATGCTCGTCTTCAGCAGCGCGGGATCAACACCGGCCTTGGCCGCACTCTGACGATAGAGATCGAAGAACGGCGCAAAGCGATGTGGTTCACCGCCGATAATGGCAAGCGCCAGCGGTAGGCCGAGATAACCTGCGCGCGCTGCCGACTGGGGCGTGCCGCCGATCGCGATCCACAGCGGCAGCAGATCCTGCAGCGGACGCGGATACACGCCGCGACCCTGGATGGGTTTGCGGGTCTGACCTTCCCAGCTCACCACCTCGTTTTCGCGGATCTCCATCAACAGCTGCAGCTTTTCGGCAAACAGCAGGTCGTAGTCTTCCAGGTCGTAACCGAAGAGCGGAAAGCTCTCGATGAAGGACCCGCGACCGACCATCATCTCGGTGCGGCCGTTGGAGAGCAGATCGACCGTCGCATATTGCTGGAAGACACGCACCGGATCATCAGAGGAGAGCACCGAGACCGCGCTGGTCAGCCGGATGTTCTTGGTCTGCACGGCCGCAGCGGCAAGAATGGTCGCCGGCGAGGACGCCATATAGTCAGGGCGGTGATGTTCGCCGAGACCGAAGACATCGAGCCCAACCTCGTCCGCCAGCCGGATTTCCGCCAGGAGTTCGTCGACACGGCGCTTGGCATCGGCCCCCTTGTTCGCGACATTCGGGTCGACATCGGCAAATGTGTAAAGTCCGAGTTCCATGGGAAGACTCCTGATTGCGTGTATTGGCTCAGACATAGAGATTTGCGGCTGCAGACAAAAGGGCCCGCCATCGAACAGTGTGTCTCCCCGGACTTGCTCTATAGGAGGGGCGTTGTCGGCTGCGGCAAAACGCCGTTGCACTGGAACTTCCTTTAGGACTAACCTTTCCCTTCGCGGGCGCAACATCACGCCCGTGATCCATCGGCATCCGTCGAGAAGGAACCATTCACATGAAAAGAACTGTTGTCATCACCGGCTCCACCAGTGGAATCGGCCTTGGAATCGCCCGTGCCTTTGCCGCTGAAGGGGCGAATGTCGTCATCAACGGCTTCGGCGATGCCGCCGAAATCGAGAAGGCGCGCAAGTCTCTGGAAGCGCATGGCGGCAAGGCGCTCTATCACGGCGGCGACATGACCAAGCCGGCCGAGATCGCCGACCTGATCGCCACAGCCGAGAAAACCTTCGGCGGTGTCGATGTGCTCGTCAACAATGCCGGCATTCAGCACGTCTCCCCGGTCGAGGATTTCCCGATCGAGAAATGGGACCAGATCATCGCGATCAACCTGACCAGTTCCTTCCACACCGTGCGTGCGGTGGTCCCCGGCATGAAGGCGAAGAAAAAAGGCCGCATCATCAACATCGCCTCGGCCCACGGCCTCGTCGCCTCGCCCTACAAGTCCGCTTATGTGGCAGCAAAGCACGGGATTCTCGGTCTGACCAAGTCGGTCGCGCTCGAAGTCGCCGAGTTCGGTATCACCATCAATGCGATCTGCCCGGGTTACGTGCTGACCCCGCTTGTGGAAAAGCAGATCCCCGATACGGCCAAGGCCCGCGGCATCACCGAAGAACAGGTGAAGACCGAGGTGATGCTGCGCCTGCAGGCAACCAAGGAATTCGTATCGATTGACGAGGTCGCTCAGACCGCGATCTTCCTCGCGAGCGAAGCTGCCCGCCAGATCACCGGCACCTCGATCTCCATCGATGGTGGCTGGACCGCACAATAGACTTGAAAGATAACGCTGCGCCGCCCACCATTGGTCACGTGGTCGGCGCAGCGCCGGCGTCCGCAAAATGGACGTCTCCAGGGGGACAAAAGACATAAATGACAGACTGCATTCGTTTCATCCTGAACGGCGAAGACATCGCCCTTACCAGCCTCGATCCCACCGAGACGCTGCTCGACTTCCTGCGCCTGAAGCGTCGGCTGACCGGCTCAAAGGAAGGCTGCGCCGAGGGCGACTGCGGCGCCTGCACGGTGTTGGTCGGGCGGCTCGTCGCAGGACGGCTACAGTATCAGACGGTCAATGCCTGCATCCGCTTTGTCGGCTCATTGAACGCCACGCACGTTGTCACGGTCGAACACCTCGCAGCCAAGGACGGGACGCTGCATCCCGTGCAGCAGGCCATGGTCGACTGTCACGGCTCGCAATGCGGTTTCTGCACCCCGGGCTTCGTCATGTCGCTTTACGGGCTTTGGCTGACCTCGGAAAACCCCAGCCGTGCCGAGATCGAGCGCGCGCTTCAGGGCAATCTCTGTCGCTGCACGGGTTATGAGCCGATCGTTAAGGCTGCCGAACAGGTCGCCCGCATCCGCCCGTCTTCCCTCTTCGACCCGCTGGAACGCGAACGGGCCAACATCATCGCGCGGCTGGAAGAGATCTCGACCCGCGAGGCGATCGCGATCACAGGCCCCGATGGCCGGCGCCTCGTCGTGCCCGGCAGCGTCGAAGGGCTGGCCGAAACGCTGGCTACCCATCCCAAGGCGACCGTTGTCGCCGGCGCCACCGATGTCGGTCTTTGGGTCACCAAGCAGATGCGCGTGCTCGACCCTGTCGTCTTCATCAATCATCTGGAAGACCTGCGGAAGATCACCGTCACGCCAGAGGGCATCACGCTCGGCGCCGGTGTCAGCTATACCAGCGCCTTCGAAGCGCTGCGCCGCGAAATCCCCGCCTTCGGTCGTCTGATTGAACGCATCGGCGGCCAGCAGGTGCGCAACATGGGCACGATCGGCGGCAATATCGCCAACGGCTCGCCGATCGGCGATAGCCCGCCGGCCCTGATCGCGCTCTCCGCCACTGTCACCCTGCGCGCAGCCTCAGGCACCCGCACCATGCCGCTCGAAGATTTCTTCATCGACTACGGCAAGCAGGACCGCCAGCCGGGCGAATTCGTCCAAAGCATGTTTGTGCCCCGCCCGAAAGCTTCGAGTCACGTCGCGATCTACAAGATCACCAAACGCCGCGACGAGGACATCTCGGCGCTCTGCGGCGCCTTCCATCTGGAGAGCGATGCCGATGGCACGGTCACCCATATCCGCATCGCCTTCGGCGGCATGGCGGCAACCCCGAAACGCGCCCGCGCCGTCGAGGCAGCCCTTTACGGCAAGCCCTTCACCCAGGCGACCGTGGAAGCTGCCCGCGACGCCTTCGATCTCGACTACAAGCCGCTCACCGACTGGCGCGCCACGGCGGAATATCGCCAGCTGACGGCGAAGAACCTGCTGACGCGGTTTTTCCTGGAAGTGTCCGGCACGCCGCAGGAACTGCAGCGCTTTGCGGTGGAGGAGGCGTGATCATGGATAAGGCGACCTACGAGACGACGAAGTACATCAAGGGGCCGATGCACCAGTCGCTCCGGCATGATTCAGCGCACAAGCATGTCGCCGGAAGTGCCGAATATATTGACGATATTCCAGAACCCGCAGGCCTCCTGCATGGTGCGCTTGGCATGGCGGACCGCGCCCATGCGGAGATCCTGTCGATCGATCTTTCGGCGGTGAAGGCCTATCCCGGCGTCGTCTGCGTGCTGACGGTCGACGACATCACCGGCGTCAACGACGTCTCCTCTGGCGGCCGCCACGACGAGCCGCTGATCGCGACCGACAAAATCGAATTCCACGGCCAGACTATCTTCGCCGTCATTGCCGAAACCCGCGACGCAGCCCGAAAGGCCGCCCGTCTCGCCAAGGTCGAGTACCGCGACCTGCCCTTCTGGACCGATATCGACGGCGCGTTGGGAAATGGCAGTCCGCTCGTCACGCCGGGCATGACCCTGAAGCGCGGCACACCGGAGACCGAACTCGACAAGGCCAAACACCGCATCCAGAGTTCGATGCGCATCGGCGGCCAGGAACACTTTTATCTCGAAAGCCATATCGCTCTTGCCATCCCCGGCGAGGACGACGATGTCACCGTATGGTCCTCGACACAGCATCCGTCGGAGATCCAGCACATCGTCGGTCATGTGCTCGACATCCCCTCCAACGCCATCACCGTCAACACGCGGCGCATGGGCGGCGGCTTCGGCGGCAAGGAGACGCAAGGCAACCAGTTCGCGGCACTCGCCGCACTCGCCGCCAAGAAGCTGAAGCGCGCCGTCAAATTCCGCCCCGACCGCGACGAGGACATGGGCGTCACCGGCAAGCGCCACGACTTCAAGATGGATTTCGACGTCTCCTTCGACGATAGCGGAAGGATCCATGCGATCGAAGCCAATTTCGCCGCCCGCTGCGGCTATTCCTCCGACCTCTCCGGCCCGGTCACCGACCGCGCCCTCTTCCATGCAGACTCAAGCTATTTCTATCCGCATGTGAAACTGACCTCGCAGCCGCTGAAAACCCACACCGTTTCCAACACCGCCTATCGCGGCTTCGGCGGGCCGCAGGGCATGCTTGGGGCAGAGCGGGTGATCGAGGAGATCGCTTATGCGTTGGGCAAGGACCCGCTCGAGGTCCGCAAGGCCAATTTCTACGGCGAGAAGGGCTCCGGCCGAGACGTGACCCCCTACCACCAGCAGGTGGAAGACAACATCATCCTCAAGGTCGTGGAGGAGCTGGAAACCTCCTGCGACTACCAGGCCCGCCGCCAGGCGATCCTGGAGTTCAACCGGACCAGCCCCGTCATCAAGAAGGGCATCGCGCTCACACCGGTGAAATTCGGCATCTCCTTCACCATGACCGCCTTCAACCAGGCGGGCGCGCTCGTCCATATCTATCAGGACGGCTCGATCCATCTGAACCATGGCGGCACCGAAATGGGCCAGGGCCTCTACACCAAGGTCGCCCAGGTCGTTGCCGATTGCTTCCAGGTCGATGTCGACACGGTGAAGATTACCGCAACGACCACGGCCAAGGTGCCGAACACCTCGGCCACCGCCGCCTCTTCCGGCTCGGATCTGAACGGCATGGCAGCATGGGACGCCGCCCGGCAGATCAAGGAACGGCTGATCGCGTTCGCAGCCGAGAAGTATGCGGTCCCGGCCTCGGAGGTCGAGTTCTTGCCCAACCAGGTCCGCGTCGGCGGTGAGATCTTCTCCTTCGGCGACTTCGTCAAACAGGCCTATTTCGGCCGCGTCCAGTTGTCTGCCGCCGGCTTCTACAAGACACCGAAGATCCACTGGGACCGGGCTGCCGGTCGAGGCACACCCTTCTACTACTACGCTTACGGCGCCGCCTGCACGGAAGTCTCGATCGACACGCTGACGGGCGAATATCTGATGGAGCGCACCGACATTCTGCATGATGTCGGCAAGTCGCTCAATCCGGTCATCGACATAGGCCAGATCGAAGGCGGCTTCGTCCAGGGCATGGGCTGGCTGACGACGGAAGAACTCTGGTGGGACGGCAAGGGGCGCCTGCGCACCCACGCCCCCTCGACCTACAAGATCCCGCTCGCTTCGGACCGGCCAAAGATCTTCAACACACGGCTCGTGCCCTGGTCTGAGAATACCGAGCCCACCATCGGCCGCTCCAAGGCCGTCGGTGAACCGCCGTTCATGCTGGCGATCTCGGTGCTGGAGGCGCTGTCGATGGCGGTGGCTTCGGTTGCCGATTACCGTGTTTGCCCAAGGCTTGATGCGCCGGCGACGCCGGAGCGCGTGCTGATGGCGGTGGAGAGGTTGAAGCGGGCCTAGCTCTGGCGTGTTGCTGCCCGCAACAGATAGAGAAAGGCCGCGAGGATCAGCACCGGTAGAACCAGCAGCTTAACCAGATAGGCCGTGGCGATGCCGATCGATGCGGAGAAGAGGTCGGCCGAGATCGCGACGCCATCCTGAATCACCTGCGCATTCGCAGCGGCGGTGGCGGCCATGTCGGAGGCCGCCTGCAATGTCCCGGTAAAGGCCGAACCGAGGCGGTCGAACATCCCCTCCTCCGCAGGTGGAATCCGGTCGGTCGGAGACAGCGTCGGAAGCGCTGGCGCTGCCTCCCCCTCGATCCCGACCAAATCGTGCTGGCCGCTCATGCGATCCAGAACTTCCGTCGCATTGGTCCAGGCTCGGTCGGTGATCGCATCACCCGCATAAAAGGCGATCGTATAGGATGCAGGCAGGAGGACCGCCCCGAGCACGCCAAGGACGAGAACGGCCCTGGCCAACCGGTTAAGGATGGGTGGCACCCGACGCGCGGTAAGGGTGAGCCCGGCGCAAAACAGCGCGCAAGCTCCCAGAGCGATCGACGCGACCTTCGCGACCGGCACCAGAACGAGCGACAGGATGCCGGAGACGATCGCAAGGCCGAAGAGAAAGTCCACCAGGCGCTCGATCGTGTTGATGACAGGCTGCAGCAATTGCCCCGGGCTTGCGGTCACCGATGCG encodes the following:
- the xdhB gene encoding xanthine dehydrogenase molybdopterin binding subunit; this translates as MDKATYETTKYIKGPMHQSLRHDSAHKHVAGSAEYIDDIPEPAGLLHGALGMADRAHAEILSIDLSAVKAYPGVVCVLTVDDITGVNDVSSGGRHDEPLIATDKIEFHGQTIFAVIAETRDAARKAARLAKVEYRDLPFWTDIDGALGNGSPLVTPGMTLKRGTPETELDKAKHRIQSSMRIGGQEHFYLESHIALAIPGEDDDVTVWSSTQHPSEIQHIVGHVLDIPSNAITVNTRRMGGGFGGKETQGNQFAALAALAAKKLKRAVKFRPDRDEDMGVTGKRHDFKMDFDVSFDDSGRIHAIEANFAARCGYSSDLSGPVTDRALFHADSSYFYPHVKLTSQPLKTHTVSNTAYRGFGGPQGMLGAERVIEEIAYALGKDPLEVRKANFYGEKGSGRDVTPYHQQVEDNIILKVVEELETSCDYQARRQAILEFNRTSPVIKKGIALTPVKFGISFTMTAFNQAGALVHIYQDGSIHLNHGGTEMGQGLYTKVAQVVADCFQVDVDTVKITATTTAKVPNTSATAASSGSDLNGMAAWDAARQIKERLIAFAAEKYAVPASEVEFLPNQVRVGGEIFSFGDFVKQAYFGRVQLSAAGFYKTPKIHWDRAAGRGTPFYYYAYGAACTEVSIDTLTGEYLMERTDILHDVGKSLNPVIDIGQIEGGFVQGMGWLTTEELWWDGKGRLRTHAPSTYKIPLASDRPKIFNTRLVPWSENTEPTIGRSKAVGEPPFMLAISVLEALSMAVASVADYRVCPRLDAPATPERVLMAVERLKRA